GAAAAGCATTCACACAAGGAGAGGCTAACTGGGCTTTGACAGTTTCAAGACCTCAAGCCGAATGGCATTTGTTGGTAACTGCAGTCACCCAATGACGGTATTGTTTCCCCACAACAGGGGAATGGGATGATGCCGATAGCAACTTGAGTGAGAGAGGACATCACACATCACTGGTGTCATCTGTGAGGTCCTTGAGAGGAAAGGCAACCAACCCGGATGAAACAGACTTCAAAGAGAAAGACCAACGTCACAGTTCTCATGCCCAATTAGTTGTGTCTGCGGCCATAATCACAACCCTTACCCAGTTGTGGTTGGCGGAAGCCAACCTCGCTAGCCGAGTTGTTCACAAGGGCATGCAGCTTGCAGGACAAATGCCGCATATCGCAGTGAGCCATATCAAGAAAAAACATGTTATCTATATACTATATAGCAGGCCTTTCTCAGACAATAGATGCCACCAGTCAGTCAATTCACGACTATAGTCAAATTAAGAAAAATTCTAGTTTGAGGGTACATTTAAAGAAAGATACCTCGATAGAAATGCTAGGATGAAGTTTGATTTTGACTAAAGAACAGAAGGGCTGAAGTTTTTTTCTTCCCCTCATTCTATTCTTGTTATCTCCCTCTTCTCTGCTTTATAAATTAACTGTCATCAATGATGCAAGTTCAAACAAATACCAATATGCTAATTTTATGATATCATATTTAGATTGTCTTCAAATCTATATGTAATAATCAGATCAACTAGCCAACATTATCAAGTCCCCAGATACATTTGCTAGGCTTTCTATATATGATTGCAACAATTTTGATCTGACATCACATTAAGCACTAActctgagaattgattcatacagTTACTCAATTTTCATGTAGCAAATACTAAATCACTGATACTTATTTGAGCTTTGCATTGTTTTTTAAAATCATGTCATATTAAGAAAATTTCAATATCAAGCAACCAGTCTACCCATTGCATGATCGTGACATCActgttcatcaattttcaaaagaTTCCCCATTTGATGTGGTTTAGTGGAGATCAGAAAATCCttttggaacaattttttatttcctgaaATAAGTTCCAGTGAAGCAGCATCCAATAGTCGTTTCAGAACAGCCACCCTTCAGTACGCACCCTAATTTGTCGAACTGCCAACATCTTTACGATAGCAATGAATCGTATAAAGTTTGTGGTAAATGTTTTTGTCAATATTAAGAAGGCACATATTACAACCACATTCCAGGTCTGATGGTAATTGCTTTGTATAATGAATTCCTAAGGAAACATAGAATATGTATAAAGTTTCATCCAGATATGTGTGCCTGATATGGGAACAAATAAAAATACAATTTTAAGAGGATACATGaattatccttatgtacttgagaaaattttcttctaataaatgCTGATCAGCTCTAATAATGTATAGTAAAATGAGATTTTCCATATTTATCGAAGAAGACAGTTCGAAGGAAAAAGAGAATCTAACCTCATTTGTTACCACATCCCACAGCCCATCACTGGCCAAAACCAGAAATTCCAATTCATCATCGACCACTTGTTCCTGAAAGAAGGTTTAGCACAAAATGAACTGCTCATATAGTTTGCAGATGATATGTCACTAAAAGTGTATAGCGTTTAACAGTTTGCTATGATGTGTAACTACAAGTTTATTTATAGTCTCTTATGCAGCACCTGAAAATTCCGGTGCGTACCATATTTGTCAATGCAAGCAAACTTCTGCATATAATTTCATAATTtctttttacatcaaagtcacaaTAACCTACAAATCTGTCGAAGTTTACTACGAGTCTGTAGGGGCTGTGAGGAAACCTGAATCTCTAGGGGAATACCTGAATCTCAGGTTCTGCCACAACAAATTGTTTCAGAAGGCGGTTACCAAATGCTCGTGACATTGCCAATACACCTCCAACCCTCCAAGTACCTATAAAACAAAAATGTCCACAATCAACCAACAGCTCAAAGTTGTTCAATCCAGATGCCACCCGTCTCCCCTCTAGAAAAACCAAGTCCAGCGGAAACACCTAACTATATGGGTCAAAAATCAAGTACCCAAAGTTTTGGACAGAAGGACAGTACTTTTTCTGACCATCAATATGAAGTATATTTTACTTCTCTACCTTAATGATCGATGCATTTTTCTCTTGGTCACCCCATCATTACCAAAATATGGAGCAAATTTCTATCAGCTAGAATCCTAAACAAAATGGGAACACAGAAGAAACATTgcataacaaaagaaaaaacaagacGACCTCTGTTCTAATATCCAATCCATATACTCAGTACTTACGCATCATGTATAACCTTTGGGAAGAACTGATATAGCATTGATCTTAGTGAGGAACAAGAGAATGTACTTGTCTTCAGACTTACCAGCCCACATGACAACTCCTCCAGCATCCTCAATTCTCTTGCGCTCATCACTTCTGTTGGGCTTGTGATCATCAGAAAGAGGAATTGCTACAAGAACAAACAGTGTGATGCTTCAGGAATAACTCATCAATGTTAACAGCTGTAGAAGTATAGACATGTCATATGGCAATAAAGTCTGTTTGTTTCCTAGCTTAGTGTTTCCAGTTGATCGATTGTGGAGGCCATTCTCTTTTTCAAAGTGACTCATAATGAGCCATAATCCAGAAATTCAAAATCATCACTTGCATCAAATAACCATTCACTTCATTGGTCCAACTCATCCAAGCAagtattaaaattttattcaaataaatcataaatatcataCAGTTTTAGTTCGATGGACACATCTTTATGTCTCTGATTTTGTAGAGTTCCTATGAATGATTCTATGAAGCATGGATGAACATGCAACACAGACGACCTGGTACACAGGCATATCAGAAATATAAGATATGACATTGTATGGACACACCAATTAATAAttatctctccctctctctttttgGTATGAAGATATACATTGTATAATTTACACAATATAAGATCGTCATATATGTAACTCATAAGAAGCACGAAAATCATTGACGAATATGCTTAAGAGACAAAGGATACTGAGGAGACATTCACGGATAGTAAAATGATTCATGTatacacatgtatcacaaatattcAACATGTCTGAAAGTCTATTGTAGATAGTAAACTGACCTATGGTAATACCATTTAATACTCACTATAGTATGTTTCTAGAAAATATTTGTGAAGTGTTAGTGTCTGGCATGGACATGTCGAGCGGTTTGAAGTGTTTGTGACTCATAGGTTCCTATACAAGGCACATATATTTGGAACAAGAATGATGAGTCAATTCCTACACAAGGCATGGGTATCTGGAAAAAGAATGATGTGTCAGATGTACCAGCATACCAACATGTGGTATGTTGTTATAGCTCGGACCTGTACCCCGAAATTATAATCCTTAATCCAATCTTCGAGAACCTCTTTAATACATCTttatcaataaaaagaaaaagttgagAGATTAAAACTAAAAGTCACCTTTTCCTGCTTTTGATACTATGGCGCGTGAATCTCCAACATTAGCAACAAACAAGTGTTTGCCAATCAAAACCGCTGTAGAAGCTGTAGAACCATCATCTCTGGAAGTATTGCATTCAGCATCCAAGAAATCTGAATCagtttttttatatgtttcaccTGCAATTTGCCATCACAAGGCCACAAAATTGGACATGTTTACATGGGGAGAAAAACTGCCTAAAGAGGTCATAAAAGCATGAAGCAATTTCACAAGTGTGTCAATACTTATGGCAAGCTTTGTGTCTGTCATGAATTTTGGGTGCCTTGTGAGGTTGTCAAATAAGTGATTCCTTAAATATTCAGCAGCACGTGAGCCACCATGTCCTGCAACACCCAAATGTCAATAAGATGAGACATATCATATCAATACAACCAGAAATAGACATTCCTAGGAAGAATACCAGACCATCAAATATTCCAAAAAGACTAATTGATTGTCCATCAATTTTAGCTGATTTTAGATCATAGTAGTCCTCCATGCTTGCTCTTTTTCCCCTGAAGCTGGAGTATCCACAAGCTAGCCTTCCATCCTCACTGCAAATGTCAAAAAATACATGAGATTGAGCCTTCAGATGAAGTACACGATGAACATGGcctaaataaagatttttttctgAACAATTTGTAGGTAAGCTAGAAAGCAGAAATCTAAATCTAGAACACTCATGGTTGTAAGAGGATTTCATGAAACAGAATAGAGAGCTCCCTTTCTATGTGAAGAGAGATGCaccccaatctctctctctctctctctatatatatatatatatatatatatgtatatatatatatatatatgtatatatatatatatatgtatgtatgtatatatatatatatgtatatacatatatatatatatacacatatatatgtatatatatatatatgtatatatacatacatacatatatatatatatatgtatatatacatacatatacatatatatatatacaatacatatacgtacatatatatatacatacatacgtacatacatatatatgtatatatttatatatagcaaAGGGATAGCTTTATAAATTATTAGCATTTTGTTAAGCAAAAGTTGGGAACTGTTGATGCTACAGCAACAAGAAGTTTACCAATGTAAATACGTGAATAAGAAGTCATGAAACATCTAGTTTGGCTTTCACGAACCAGAAGCAGCAAACTCAAGTCCCCATATCATTTCATTGAGCACTTATCTCAGTTACCTGATCATTTATCAATCAGCATTAAACTACTTGGATCATGTCATGGTTAACCTTGCTATGCAACAAAATCTTCTTTAACCCATTGTCCACTTTTTAAAGAATGTTTACTTTATGTTACAATCAATTCTATCAGGAACTTCTTAAAAGAGCATTTTAACAACACAAGCCTATTGCAGATTCCATGAGCCGTAGAACCTAATATCTTATATGTAATTGACACTCGACCATACATTCTCAACAAAAAAATCCATTTCCACATTTCTAGGACCTTAATAGCATAACAGACAATTATATAGCTACACTAAAACCCATACAAGAAGCCTATTGACCTTGCTTCAAATTAGTTTTTATCTTTTCTATAGAAGATAACTACAATTCTGCCTACTTCAATGATCCTTCATCTTACCAACAGAAACTTGCATCTTGCATGATAGAGGACCACCAAAGGAACTCTAATCCTAAAGAATTTGTCAACAAATTCTTCCTTGTATCAAGCACTACCACAGACCGATGACTATGTGGTGCCCACGATAAATGATATACACTAGGCAACAATTTTAGCATTCTGTCTCACCTGCCATGTCAGAAATAAGTGCGAAAGGTGCTCCCAAAAGTTAAAAGCATTAGGGAATTAATCAACGAGTATTGTTGCACAAAAGCTGAATGCTTCAGTACTCATAATCAACATATGAATGAATAAATATAGAACATTCAAAATTTTAGAGTTGGATTACAAGCACTTGGTTTACAAACATCCCGAAAGTTTACCTTTTCCATCGTCCACTGGCGTAATCACCGTTGCCTGAGCGATCCTTTTCAGATGATACATTGGTGGCAGCTCCAGGCTTTGCAGATGGACCAGAATCGACCATCATCTTCACAACCGTTCCAAATACCCCGCGCGCCCTACACGCCACAACCCAGGCTCCGCAATCCGGGAACAACTCGAGTCCTCTATCTGCCCCTCTTCTGCTAAAGTGGGATCCTCTGGGTTCTTTGTCCGACTGACAAAGTTGCCTATGCCGGCATTACATACCATCGAAGCTGCTTGCTGATGGCCTACAATGCCAGAACATTTCATGCGAGAAAtcaaagagaggaaaaaaaaaaaaggaaaagtaaaTTGCCGCAATCCGTCACAAAAAGCAGATCTTGCTCGCTCGATAAGTATAGATTGAAACAGAAAGGTAAAAAAAAGGTTCCTTCGTGGAATCTGATCTATGATTTTTTTCGACTATCAAGATAACATCCATGGATCATCCAAATCAAGAATGCACAGACTAGAGAAAACGTAAGACCCAATAGTAAATCCAATTCACAGAAAACGAGCTACAACAAAAGGTATAGATACTCAACAACGGAACCTTCTGATCGAAAGCCTCGTCGATCCGACGACCAAGCACCCAAGGAAGCCACCGGCGCCGAGATCTTCCGAAGCTTACAAAGTGGAGGGCGATAGGGATCTGCGATCCGGAATCCGACTTGGGATTTCGGAGAGGGCAGCAGCGATCGGAGGAAACCCGAGAGataaggaggaggaggtggaggaggaagaggtggtgGCTGTTTCAGTTTTAGCTCAAATAAACGGAGAGCGAGCTCGGCGGAGCGAGAGATGGGGAGTTTTGTTGGGTTGGCACGAGGGAGAGCGAGAACGTGGCATGGTGGTAGCAGCAGTGCTATGTCGGTTGCCGTAGCAAGAGTCGTGCCCGTTACGAACAGATTGTAGCGCATGGTGACGCGTAAACCGGTTTGTGATACAGTTACAAATGTAAAACGTGTACAgtgtacttctctttttttggTAAGTGGTGTACTGTATACACAGTACACTGTGTGTACAGTGTACTTCTCGACGTAACGTATAGAGAAATA
The DNA window shown above is from Musa acuminata AAA Group cultivar baxijiao chromosome BXJ2-4, Cavendish_Baxijiao_AAA, whole genome shotgun sequence and carries:
- the LOC135609715 gene encoding probable protein phosphatase 2C 52 isoform X2 codes for the protein MMVDSGPSAKPGAATNVSSEKDRSGNGDYASGRWKSEDGRLACGYSSFRGKRASMEDYYDLKSAKIDGQSISLFGIFDGHGGSRAAEYLRNHLFDNLTRHPKFMTDTKLAISETYKKTDSDFLDAECNTSRDDGSTASTAVLIGKHLFVANVGDSRAIVSKAGKAIPLSDDHKPNRSDERKRIEDAGGVVMWAGTWRVGGVLAMSRAFGNRLLKQFVVAEPEIQEQVVDDELEFLVLASDGLWDVVTNERRGR
- the LOC135609715 gene encoding probable protein phosphatase 2C 52 isoform X1, with the protein product MMVDSGPSAKPGAATNVSSEKDRSGNGDYASGRWKSEDGRLACGYSSFRGKRASMEDYYDLKSAKIDGQSISLFGIFDGHGGSRAAEYLRNHLFDNLTRHPKFMTDTKLAISETYKKTDSDFLDAECNTSRDDGSTASTAVLIGKHLFVANVGDSRAIVSKAGKAIPLSDDHKPNRSDERKRIEDAGGVVMWAGTWRVGGVLAMSRAFGNRLLKQFVVAEPEIQEQVVDDELEFLVLASDGLWDVVTNEDAVSIVRAEEEPDAAARKLTETAFSRGSADNITCIVVRFHHEKTKVDSPPPAGTHG